A genomic stretch from Pochonia chlamydosporia 170 chromosome 4, whole genome shotgun sequence includes:
- a CDS encoding GNAT family acetyltransferase (similar to Beauveria bassiana ARSEF 2860 XP_008599046.1) — translation MITDSIKTAYQSPRLQYIRINRQDEQFKVFLTTLFQDPQVHALTSTMLLRPTGDNEVDYLMDQYANALLGVAICLLPSKTPDDSQTQETTKPTIIGEMVLGEGGIPNSVAHNRNASIGIAISSQYQGKGYGREALTWGLDWAFRHGNLHSVSISTASFNTRAAKLYRDIGFVEEGRRRQVVWFDRAWYDELLFSMTEEEWERVRA, via the coding sequence ATGATTACCGACTCCATCAAAACGGCGTATCAGTCTCCCCGCCTGCAATACATACGCATCAACAGGCAAGACGAGCAGTTCAAAGTGTTCCTGACAACCCTCTTTCAAGATCCCCAAGTCCACGCCCTGACAAGCACCATGCTCTTACGGCCCACGGGCGACAATGAAGTAGACTACCTCATGGACCAATACGCAAACGCCCTCTTAGGTGTTGCTATTTGCCTCTTGCCGTCCAAAACCCCGGACGATTCTCAAACGCAAGAGACTACAAAACCCACGATAATCGGGGAAATGGTCCTCGGCGAAGGCGGAATCCCCAACTCCGTCGCCCACAACCGCAACGCATCCATCGGCATCGCCATCTCGTCTCAATACCAGGGCAAGGGATACGGCAGAGAGGCGCTCACCTGGGGTCTAGATTGGGCGTTCAGACACGGCAACTTGCACTCGGTTAGTATATCGACGGCTTCGTTCAATACCAGGGCTGCGAAGCTGTATCGGGACATTGGGTTCGTGGAGGAAGGACGGCGGAGGCAGGTAGTTTGGTTTGATAGGGCTTGGtatgatgagttgttgtTTTCTATGACCGAAGAGGAGTGGGAGCGTGTGCGTGCGTAA